Proteins from a single region of Anastrepha ludens isolate Willacy chromosome 5, idAnaLude1.1, whole genome shotgun sequence:
- the LOC128863183 gene encoding uncharacterized protein LOC128863183, whose protein sequence is MVEFWGIFVVFSACAAFQLTESRYHNDYSSLDLSISDLSASDQLHDISNILDESSKESNDLPKHVVENSLENSSSDSAQETEPTDLPSVVENSSESTETAVTIPSPTKKPKKRLSLSARRQRLFVFAKAGMNQYEKDYVSLTRKAIKRIVVELEALPAKSEKVKEKLSEIKEALKEIEGVDVAQDSTEFDALGEASEIVSSLHDELDNPLDAPRELEQVLEKVGWMDMRYKLGDEMESLINGFGKEFNIFIASLTPRERLMEAGLVELHRRFAKGDTDTKWNSFTEFWTYFDL, encoded by the exons ATGGTGGAGTTTTGGGGCATATTTGTGGTCTTTTCGGCATGCGCGGCATTCCAG CTTACAGAGTCCCGTTATCACAATGATTACAGCAGTTTAGACCTCAGCATATCCGATCTGAGCGCATCCGATCAGCTGcatgacatatcaaatatattagATGAGTCATCAAAGGAATCAAATGATTTGCCAAAACACGTGGTGGAGAATTCATTGGAGAATAGTTCGTCAGATTCAGCGCAAGAAACGGAGCCCACCGATCTGCCAAGTGTAGTGGAAAATTCATCGGAGTCGACAGAAACTGCTGTTACAATTCCGTCTCCAACTAAGAAGCCTAAAAAGCGTTTGAGTTTAAGTGCAAGGCGTCAACGATTGTTTGTATTCGCCAAAGCTGGCATGAATCAGTATGAGAAAGACTATGTGAGCTTAACACGTAAAGCCATCAAACGCATTGTTGTTGAATTGGAGGCGCTGCCCGCGAAGAgtgaaaaagttaaagaaaaacttagTGAAATCAAGGAGGCATTGAAGGAAATCGAAGGCGTTGATGTGGCACAGGATTCTACAGAATTCGATGCCTTAGGCGAGGCTTCCGAGATTGTCAGCAGTTTGCATGATGAGCTCGATAATCCCTTAGATGCGCCACGGGAGCTCGAGCAAGTGCTCGAAAAAGTTGGTTGGATGGATATGCGTTATAAGTTGGGCGATGAAATGGAGAGTTTGATCAATGGATTTGgcaaagaatttaatatttttattgcttcgcTTACACCGCGTGAGCGGCTGATGGAGGCGGGTTTGGTGGAGCTGCACAGACGCTTCGCTAAGGGGGACACTGATACCAAGTGGAATTCGTTCACGGAATTTTGGacttattttgatttataa